One window of Cryptobacterium curtum DSM 15641 genomic DNA carries:
- the secA gene encoding preprotein translocase subunit SecA, with translation MGFLSKILTVGEGRQLKKYHGIVEVINGLEPAMEKRSDDELRALTGQLRGRVQAGEDLDAILPEAFACVREASKRTLGLRHFDVQLIGGMALNAGQIAEMKTGEGKTLVSTLAGYLNALGGNNVHIVTVNDYLARRDSEWMGRVYRFLGMKVGLIQNGMQPSQKIPAYQADITYGTNSEFGFDYLRDNMVTRADRRVQRGHHFAVVDEVDSILIDEARTPLIISGAGTQAADTYRRFARVMPGLKRDIDFEMDEAKRTITATETGLVKIENRLGIEDLYNDPSGQMPNHLQQALKAQFLFHRDKDYVVADGEVKIVDEFTGRIMEGRRWSEGLHQAIEAKEGVAIKEENQTLATITLQNYFRLYEKLSGMTGTAMTEDAEFREIYKLPVMAIPPNRPVARKDENDLIYRTIDAKFNAVADDIERRNEAGQPCLIGTVSIENSEKLSRLLDKRGIAHETLNAKNHEREAHIIAQAGRVGAVTIATNMAGRGTDILLGGNAEVMADDLLRARGFDPDIDPDFKPDVEAEEETEPVAPSEADRAQALAEARAITTDEHERVLAAGGLCVIGTERHESRRIDNQLRGRAGRQGDPGSTQFYLSLEDDLMRLFGGDRMDRVASMMERTDMPEDMPIQAGMVSKAIESAQRQVETINFGARKNVLEYDDVMNLQRKAIYEERNAILDGKDLTERIPEIAEEAARTVVEENCPDRSPSDDWDMRAVDLWVSQMDGRNSFSAENIDHEDDPEALIEAVTEELVSAFDEKREILGDEIMKSLESQIMLRIIDTRWMDHLSNMDYLKTGIGLRAFGQRDPLVEYKNEAHRAFGEMTSGMYETFLRTVLRLQIATREEVPQNQEADPTERSMSYSSPEGTLNDSSLSTAQRVAAASRAAHGAPAAVPNVPREVVKPQTYVKDKTDPYANVGRNDPCPCGSGKKFKKCHGANLTARN, from the coding sequence ATGGGTTTTCTTTCGAAGATTCTTACTGTTGGTGAGGGTCGTCAGCTTAAAAAGTATCACGGCATTGTTGAGGTTATTAATGGCCTTGAACCCGCTATGGAAAAGCGCAGCGACGATGAGCTCCGTGCGTTAACGGGGCAGCTACGTGGACGCGTTCAGGCAGGTGAAGACCTGGATGCTATCCTGCCTGAGGCGTTTGCTTGTGTGCGCGAAGCGTCAAAGCGTACGCTGGGGCTGCGTCATTTTGATGTGCAGCTTATCGGTGGTATGGCGCTTAATGCCGGACAGATTGCCGAAATGAAAACCGGTGAAGGTAAGACGCTTGTCTCGACACTTGCCGGTTATCTCAATGCGCTCGGCGGTAACAACGTTCATATCGTGACGGTCAACGACTACCTAGCACGACGCGACAGTGAATGGATGGGGCGTGTGTACCGTTTCCTCGGTATGAAGGTAGGCCTTATTCAAAATGGTATGCAGCCGTCGCAGAAGATTCCTGCCTATCAGGCTGATATCACATATGGTACGAACAGCGAGTTTGGTTTTGATTATCTGCGTGACAACATGGTTACGCGTGCCGATCGTCGCGTACAGCGCGGTCATCACTTTGCTGTGGTCGACGAGGTTGACTCAATCCTCATTGATGAAGCGCGTACCCCGTTGATTATATCGGGGGCAGGCACCCAAGCTGCTGATACCTACCGTCGTTTTGCCCGCGTAATGCCAGGTCTCAAGCGCGACATCGACTTCGAAATGGACGAAGCAAAGCGCACGATTACCGCAACTGAAACAGGTCTTGTCAAGATTGAAAACCGCTTGGGTATTGAAGATCTCTACAACGATCCCTCAGGGCAGATGCCTAACCATCTTCAGCAGGCATTAAAAGCTCAATTCCTTTTCCATCGCGATAAAGATTACGTGGTGGCAGATGGTGAAGTAAAAATCGTTGATGAATTTACGGGTCGTATTATGGAAGGCCGTCGCTGGTCAGAGGGTCTTCATCAGGCCATCGAGGCTAAAGAAGGCGTCGCCATTAAAGAAGAGAATCAGACGCTTGCGACCATTACCCTGCAAAATTACTTCCGTCTGTATGAAAAGCTGTCAGGCATGACCGGTACAGCCATGACTGAAGATGCTGAATTCCGTGAGATCTACAAGCTCCCGGTTATGGCTATTCCACCGAATCGCCCGGTTGCGCGTAAAGACGAAAACGATCTTATTTACCGTACAATTGATGCAAAGTTTAATGCGGTTGCCGACGACATTGAACGCCGCAATGAAGCGGGTCAACCCTGCCTCATCGGTACGGTTTCCATTGAGAATTCCGAGAAGCTTTCACGTTTACTTGATAAGCGCGGTATTGCCCACGAAACGCTCAACGCTAAAAACCACGAGCGCGAAGCGCATATCATCGCACAGGCTGGGCGTGTCGGTGCGGTAACTATCGCAACAAACATGGCCGGTCGTGGTACCGACATCCTACTGGGTGGTAATGCCGAAGTGATGGCAGACGATCTACTGCGTGCACGCGGCTTTGACCCCGATATCGATCCTGATTTCAAACCCGATGTTGAAGCAGAAGAAGAAACGGAACCCGTAGCTCCTTCTGAAGCGGATCGCGCCCAAGCGTTAGCTGAGGCCCGTGCTATTACCACCGATGAACATGAGCGCGTTTTAGCTGCTGGTGGACTGTGCGTTATTGGCACCGAGCGTCATGAAAGCCGTCGTATCGACAATCAGTTGCGTGGTCGTGCCGGCCGTCAGGGCGATCCGGGATCAACACAATTCTATTTGTCGTTGGAAGATGATCTCATGCGCCTGTTCGGGGGCGATCGCATGGATCGGGTGGCGTCCATGATGGAGCGCACTGATATGCCTGAAGATATGCCTATTCAGGCAGGTATGGTTTCGAAAGCCATCGAAAGTGCGCAGCGCCAGGTTGAAACAATCAACTTTGGTGCCCGTAAAAATGTTCTTGAATACGACGATGTTATGAATCTGCAGCGCAAAGCCATCTATGAAGAGCGCAATGCCATTCTTGATGGTAAAGACTTAACTGAGCGTATCCCTGAAATCGCTGAAGAGGCTGCTCGTACGGTCGTGGAAGAAAACTGTCCCGACCGTTCGCCATCGGACGACTGGGATATGCGCGCGGTCGATCTGTGGGTTTCTCAGATGGACGGGCGTAATTCGTTCTCAGCTGAAAATATCGATCACGAAGATGATCCTGAAGCGCTTATTGAAGCAGTTACCGAAGAACTGGTGAGTGCATTCGACGAAAAGCGTGAGATTTTGGGCGACGAGATCATGAAGAGTCTTGAGTCACAGATCATGCTGCGCATCATTGATACGCGCTGGATGGATCATCTTTCCAATATGGATTATCTCAAAACAGGTATTGGGCTGCGTGCATTTGGTCAGCGCGATCCACTGGTAGAATACAAAAACGAAGCGCACCGTGCGTTTGGTGAGATGACCTCAGGCATGTATGAAACGTTTTTGCGCACCGTTTTGCGTTTGCAGATTGCTACACGAGAAGAAGTGCCCCAGAACCAGGAAGCGGATCCCACCGAGCGCTCGATGAGCTATTCGTCTCCCGAAGGAACACTCAATGACAGCTCTCTGTCAACTGCGCAACGCGTGGCGGCGGCAAGTCGTGCTGCCCATGGTGCTCCTGCGGCTGTGCCGAATGTACCACGTGAAGTGGTAAAACCGCAAACATACGTGAAGGATAAGACCGACCCCTACGCCAATGTGGGGCGTAACGACCCCTGTCCCTGCGGAAGTGGTAAGAAATTTAAGAAATGCCATGGCGCTAACCTCACTGCCCGCAATTGA